Proteins encoded in a region of the Dreissena polymorpha isolate Duluth1 chromosome 6, UMN_Dpol_1.0, whole genome shotgun sequence genome:
- the LOC127836083 gene encoding uncharacterized protein CXorf38 homolog isoform X3, with the protein MASLADVFTEKERTNWLKAWLAVDIAKSGLEQFAENEAKSVHINIYNNVLSSVPAPAVCNLCNTANLLQCPTQGICNKRGAKSACTAMHDTAAKQPRPCPDNVCNKVLNEIEKQHKYAIPSWKNTTATLWASTPWQIAKAYLPPDGYSGKSSIQDTDFNGIISFMMNCKHFNTKFSFPIAAGKNSPPCLLTKIN; encoded by the exons ATGGCGAGTCTGGCAGATGTTTTCACTGAGAAAGAAAGGACGAACTGGCTGAAGGCTTGGCTGGCAGTAGATATTGCAAAGTCTGGCTTAGAACAGTTCGCAGAAAACGAGGCAAAATCTGTACacattaatatatacaataatgTCTTATCAAGTGTTCCGGCGCCTGCTGTATGCAATCTCTGTAACACAGCAAACTTGTTGCAATGCCCTACACAAGGGATATGCAATAAACGAGGCGCAAAGAGCGCATGTACGGCTATGCATGATACCGCGGCAAAACAACCACGACCGTGTCCTGATAACGTGTgcaataaagttcttaacgaaattgaaaaacaacacaaatatgcgATTCCTTCATGGAAGAATACCACGGCGACCCTATGGGCATCAACTCCTTGGCAAATTGCCAAGGCGTATTTACCTCCGGACGGATATTCTGGAAAAAGTTCAATACAAGATACAGACTTTAACGGAATCATCAGTTTTAtgatgaactgtaaacatttcaACACCAAGTTTTCGTTCCCAATAGCTGCAGGAAAGAACAGTCCTCCCTGTCTTCTGACAAAG attaatTAG